In the genome of Caenorhabditis elegans chromosome IV, the window CAAAACTGAGAATTTCACATTTGAAAGCAAACTCTCCAACTTGGAAAAGGTTTACAGCATCACAATCAAATTGACGACAAGCTTCCTTACATTGCTCAATgtcctgaaatttaaattttgttgtgattttgtgaaattaattttgaaaaatactcaCTTGAACATTATCGATATCGTAAACTTTTCCACCTTTGCATTCCATTCTCTGTTGAAGTATATAGGCTCGTGCTCCGACATATTGTGCATAGGGAAGGACtacaatttcaatattattttcagttttacgaGGTTAACTCAGTTAGTAGTAGTTGAAGATCAACTAAAGTTCACAAATGCCAAGGAACCGAATGTTGTTTTGTGGTGATGTGTTGTGAGagattgaaaatataaatataaaaacagtGAGCACATTCAGTGGCAATTTGTGAACTTACAACTATGACACGCACCGGCCATATTAAACATGAGAAGGCTGAAAAGAAGAAGTGATGGAACGGTTGAAGGCATGACGATTGAATGAGGTGAAgctctttctctttctctgaatatattatttatttacatTACAGGCGTCCCCTCGGAAAGTACGTACAGGAGGCGGAAATGAATGAATTGGAcataaaaatatggaaatgtcAATAAAGACACAATCATAGAAGGGGAAGAAGTGAAGTGGAGCTGCTGGCAGAAGAGCACTAGTTTAGATTTCgatttggaagaagaagaagcagctTGGAGTTTCAAAAACGTTTGGAAACGATTCGCAAAcataacaaaaatcaaaaaaaatcatggaaaggggcatttcaaaaacttcagagAATTTGTTGATAAGGTTTCCATGATAGGTAGGCACGCCtatatgcctgcctacgtggCAGCCCACGTTTGCCTACGTTTTTTCCCACCGTCAATTTCTGCAGTAGGCTTGTAGGAAAGATGCATGCAGGCATTTTTATGTCTGATCCACGATTGCTCAAAAtgtccaaatatcataattaaatttttcaaaaaaataatcccAGTTGTAATAGTGAAAACTTGGTTTCACACAGCAAAATGTGAAAGTCGGCTAAAAAAGATTTCTGCGATTTTTATACCTCAGTtccacatttttggaaattttgacaGTATCAAAACgtcgactgaaaattttgaaaaatcgaaaatttttttttcaaatttcaaaactcaaaaaccaaaaaaaacggaaattgccaaattaatttcaaaaagctaGACAATATTTGAGTTTATAGATTTACAGAGTTGATCTACCTCATAATTTTTAACTAGAAAAACTAgtcacttaaaattttaagttctacGAGACGTAATGGCACAAATACTAGTCACCTTTTCAGTAACTCAACCTAATAAATCATAAAACCTTGCTCAAACCTGCTCACTGTAAGATGCCAAATAGTGAATTTGGAATGACTCATTTCAAATAACTGAATTGCAGCGAAAAAAGTGACGTTCTGTCTCTCGACCCGCAACGGTTTATATTTGACATGGCATCGTGTAATCCGGTTCACATAACACCCGAAATCGAgagttttcattatttttgaatttcaattctcTATAAAAAACACACTATTCTGCCTTTAAACtggaatatttaaattttaaactactAAATTTGACCTAAAGATGGTTTGCATAACCGGTGGTAAATAGTAAGCGTAAATAAGCTAACACAACAAACAAGTACCGGAAAACGACAAAGAAATTAAATGAAATGTATGACATAATTCGTGAGCAAACGGAGCTCTTTTATAGTGTACCATTTGTAAAGAAAATGTAACAAATAATGCAAGTACAGTAACCAACAAGGCCTCCATTGTTCATTTTCCCGGTTAGATCATGTATACATGTTTAAACAGCATGTTATGTTCGAATTTTCTGGAGAATTTCTGTGTCTGCTCCCACATAACAATGCGGATCATAAAATCGTTTTATTCTTGAATTGGGTGTGCAATGCCATACGAAATATGACGTGAGTTGTCAAATATGTGGGTAACGTGAAAAAAACGACTGAAAAGTTAAAGTTGGCATTTAATGCTTGATGTTAAATGTTCCAGACTTTTCTTTGCAAACATGAAAAGATCAGGAAttgaaaagtattaaaaaaaatatctggaaTTTTGGTAAAGCGAACGAAcctaaaataattgtttctaaAACAAACTATTGTCAGGGTTTAAGTACTGAGATGTTAGCAAGTCAAGTACTTCAAttgaaaagtataaaataaactgattttctgtaaatctcaagagtttttgttttttttcattttaaatgaTTTGAATTCAAAGGTAATTTTTCTTCTGCAACTATATTCTATTTCCAAACTTgcataataatattttttcattcaaaaaagtacaaaagttAATATTATTGTTTTCGAGTTGTTTCAAAGAGTACATATTACAAATGAcgaattcggaaaaaaacaggACGACACTGCAAACATGAATACATTACCGCACAAAGTCGAGCAtctacagattttttttgaaaattaattggcATATTACAGGGTGCgtcaaaagtatggtaacacgtgAAGCGCTCTTTTACATGAGCTTTTCGCGCGGCTGCCAAGTCATACGTACATTTTTCTAACGATTactgatagctgaataaatCACCTCGGCAATCTGATGAACCCTTTGGCCGAAACGGTGTtttggcacgcggcacttccCACACAAATACACATCCCACgcacgccaataattttcagatgtatgatttttatgtgCGCGCATTATGGCTCTTCATCCACTATGAGCACATCGCATTTTAACTGTGTAttcaaaatctggaaaataaaaatattactgAAATTCTGTTCAATCATATATCCACTCAATTTTGCCAAGTGTTCCTTTGTTTTTGAACCGTGACCTCAATTATCCATCCAtgattcctttttttttggaatttgtgtTTTGTTTATTACAGAAGTTTGCCGACATTTATTATATTGGTGTAGACTCTGGAGGCTACGATTCTTGATTGCATCATGACCTACATCCTTGTACCCTTTTGGAAGAAGGTcaattatatgaaaaaacgTCAGGAAATGAATCAACTCCTTCAGAAATCTAAATTTAGTCTCTTAGGAAATGTGACCTTGTGTCGAAGAAACTTCCGAAGTAACTTATTTTACTGTAATGCTTCataatagttttaaatttaaaaggtTATGAAAACGTCTAGCGTTTGAGCAATTATCATTTCTTTTTGATGTACAGGCTTTCAATTGAATTacaaaatcggcaatttttgacgtaaaaattctgaaactgaaaattaaaatattcagaaatttttttctgaatagttTTGAGGAGAGTATACATCCCTGCaggcattttttaaaggtgtaggtaggcaggcatttaGTGTCTTTGGGTGATGTTTGATATAATAGTGGTGTTTCAAAACCATTGTCGTGTCTGTTTCtaataatatattttattttaagaatcCTCAAGAAAATACATAAAATAATTATGAGAATGTAGCCTATTGTGTCAGTTGTAACTTGTGTGACCTGTATACATACAATCCTGAAtggaaattatcaaaagttgAACTACACGGTGAGTTTTTCCCAACCTTTTAGCATGCAGGTAGATATCATCATGCATATTATAAAGCTCTATTGAAACATTATTATTTCTGTActacattttattttcctgATTCAACGGCGTCGGTGACttcaaaatagaaacaattctctgaaaattcgggTTTGAAGTGACATCGAAAACAGTCAAAGCAACAATTGGAGTCATTATTTTTGCCGAAACGTTTGATacggaattgaaaatcaattttctggtAAATATAGTTTAAATAGTTATTAATGACCAATTGGACCTACACCCAGATTTGTCTGATTTTGATCGAACAATACTTACTAGAGATTTGCGTAGTTTATAGTTTCAtctttggaaaacaaaaagaagaagggtGTTTGCtgattttgcactttttctcaaaacgtGATAGTATTGAGAAGAAAGAATGCAATAATGTACTAACAATAGATGGTTCTTCCCTGAACTTCTTTTTTCCTCgtttctatttattttcatcagtacattccattcttttttttccttctttttcttcttccccTCGCTCCTTCAGCTGTTTGACCTAAGCGGCTTCCTATTTTGCGCTCTTGATCTGCACAAAGTACTTATGGTGTTCAAATTGCTTTCAGAAATTGGACCATCATTGCAATTTTACTTAATTTGACACCCAGCATGCAAGAAAAAGGCTATTTTAAGCTGAAGCCTGCAGTGAGGAGATTGTTTTTTCCTTGATGGAGGgtagagaagaagaagaataaggAAGTGGATTTCGcacattttccgttttttttttgcagagttcATTGAAGTAGCGTGAATAGGATATCAAAAGATGAGGTAACCTGCTActtgttattatttttgatgGTGTTTTGTCCTTGGAAGAAcctattaaaataaaatcaggTCGTCGTCATGAGGAGGCGGAGGGATTATCTGTGTTTCGATGAGTTTACAAGTCATAAGTACTTATTTATATATGATCAAACCAAACAGAGTTTCAGTTCATTTATCTAGAGACTATAAGCTGCACGCTTTTTGCAGGTGCTTCATTCGAATGACTTTTAGACTTTCACAAGATCGCTGAAAgattcgttttatttttaaaataaaccttgaaaaagtttttgcatagaattttaaaatcaaataggGTAACCTATTTAAaactatttgtttttcaaaatctaaggtatgaaaataatatttccaaaaaaaactattttcaagaTATATCAGTAGGCACTTCTGCATGCCTACTTTCAGGCCCGCCTGACTACCCCCTTTATTCGGTATTTTTGAGTGAGTTCAGAAGTTTGTTATGACAAAGTGTACATATGTATAAACGTTTCATTTGAGAATTCCAATAAATTTGCAGatgtaaacaaaaaagaaaaaagtttatataatttttattcaccTTTTCGGAGGAGTTTTACAGGTTTTGGAGGACCTGTGTTGTTCGCCTTGGCGAGCCACACAAAGTACATCGAAAAAACCTTAAAGTGCTTTATTTTCTCCAATTCCTCCAAACACCTTTAAAACTATCTCAACAGGGTTATGTAGTGACCCTGAGTTTATAAAATTCCATATTCCTTATATAAACTTTTACTTACCTACCAATTGATCAGAAACTTTTCGAATAAATagttaatgtttttttttcaatgatgcAATTGCCAAGATGAGTCATAATATCTGTAAGTCAAATagcaaaacaagaaaagtcaAAGTACAATGTTTATTGTTTCTAGGTGGATATTACAGGTGATATTCTCAAAATTGTcgcatgatttttttttgttttcagatcaCACCACAGTTTGGTATAAATGTCGggataaattttgaacaaatcttCAGAATATCTTCGTAGTTGACTACAATTGCCAATCAAACTAAAACAATCGTTTTCGCACTTTGTTTTTGTCCGAATGACCCATAATATCAATGACCTGAAACTTTTATCTTTTATCAACATGTCCATTCTTTGATCTCTTTcttctttatttgaaaacatcgTTCAATCAAAGGATAGTGAGGTTATCACATATCTCTCTTTCTTGTCTTTATCACTCAACACGTCCATTTCATCAACAGATTGCTTGAATGTATCTCGTAGGTGTTGTGCGGTATTTTTGCAATGTTCTAggttttcggatttttttttaaatttaaaatgtatagTTTAGGTACATGCCTCGCACCTACCTGTCTTAAcctacttttcatttttcatccctgaaaaatttaaatcagcaaaaattaatttacccCAATTCTTTTAACTTTATGAAACTAtaattagttttcaatttaatttctgATGCACTTTTATTTCCTGTTGAAAgtcttccattttccaaatttgtcaAAACCATCCATCAAGCACATTAGAAATCCGAGTTCTGAGCATTGTGCATAAAATTCATTTCTTTCACCGACTTTTTCCTCTTCATGCTCAACCGTTCTCAATACCTTCACTGTCTGCGTATCCATCACGTCGCGCACTCGCCATAGTCCGAAGTCTGCTGTGtcgagaaaagagaaaaccgaaaaaaaaacagcagcAGCAATGGGAATGGTtgtagagaaagagagagaggaagagagatgcatgaaaaaagaagaaaagaaatggAGTAGAAGAGGAggacgaagaagaagatgaagaagaaaaataagaagaagaaaatacatGTTATAGCTGAGTCGAGCCTCTTCGTCTCTATACGTCTGCGCCTCATCGGCGCCCCTCGTCTGGCCCATAACCCCTCTCTGTCGTGTCTTTTTTTTGCGTCGTCGCTCACTTCTCGTCAACTCTCTTCCATTCAAATCCATTCCGTTTTCGTCTTCTGCTTCTGCTCCCCCCGACTCGATtatatctagtttttttttcgtcttcttttattcatttctccattttttgtcgaaaaaattgtgttttccttcttttttcagagTGTAAAAAGCTTTCTCTCTAATCTAGATGAAAGGTCGGtgggaaaaaaagttttgaactgaaaacaaaaagataATACTTCTTCTCTTCCTCAACTCCATGAACCATCTTCTTGGCAGCAGCTTGCTCCTCATTCTTTGCTCTTTTTTACACTGGCTCTTTTCCTTCATGTTTCCGCAACTCGCTTCCTTGTTCTGTTCGATTTATTTggctcttcttctttttgctttttattgaagttttttctcttcactgccattttcaaatttatgaacTTTTCCCGTTATAACATTTTATTGCGAAAAGGACGTTGGTTATGAATAGGAGTGTGAGAATAGAAAGTCTGAAGAGGCGTCAAAAACCATTTGGATAGAGTATAGTACTAATcaaacatcacaaaaaaacatgttctaaatcgttttgaaaattcccattttttagttatctaattcggaaaaaaaaaacatcaagcTTCTACAAATCTACAAATTGCTATTAACTCTCcgggatttttttgagttttgctCGTCCGTTTTCTGCAAATAGTTAGTACTGAGGCAGACCATATTatcattataatttttcttaattattcaaaatttttttcagtatactAATACACACGTACATCAGTGATAACTACTTTAACTTTATAAATACCAAATAAGCTACCGTATTTCACAATCAGTTATTGTTCACctctattttaattttttaagatgaCATAGTAGGCAGGTACATTTTCAGAAGTACGTGCCTGCCTGCCGGCTACGTTTAgcattttgaagcaaaaatttttatgcacttttatttttatggaAGGTTGTAATTTAGTTGCCAATTATAATAGATTATGTTCCGTTCAACTTTTGAAGCGACTTTTCAAAAGCCtaatatttttgcttttagttagattttcttgaattttctagtcAACAAACATAATCAGgataatgaatttttaaattaaatttgtgaTTGGCACAATGTCTCGGCGTGGTCTGGGATCACacagttcaatttttgattaaatgaGAGCCGAGGTTTCTAGTCAAGCCACTGATTTGTCAATTCAAtttgtgccaaaaaaaaagaatttatgaaaagcttgaacatttttttcatgaaactgattaattttcaaaaattatattgtgaATTCAGAAGGAAGCAAGTTATGGAGCTATTAAATCAAAATCGAAGTAGTTTTTCTGATTATTGCGAAAATGTGAATTTGCATGCTTTTTGGTACTCATCGTATAAATTCTCTAATTGAAGTGCActtattttcacttttattcCTCAAAAATGCCAGTAGCACTTTTAACAGCAGGTAAATCGACATATGAACTTTTGAGTTTTAGTTTCATTAGTGGTATCagtccgaaaaaaaaactcataaatCTTATATCAAATTGCACTTTCCATGTTTCGGCTGACTATAACAAACTCGCGTCAtggaaaatactcaaaatctACTTCCTGGTTTCTATCCTCCTCTCGCGAAAtatcaatttcctttttttctaataataatTGGGTAAAAAACGCTAATCGCGTGCAGACAAATGGTACCAAATGACATCAAATGATATACTCGATGACATTAAAAGTCTGGATAGAAGACATTGAAACCCGAGCTTTCCCACGATTCAAGTCTGCAGGAATAGGGGGTCAGAACACAAATACACGTTTATGAACAGAACACATTCAGAGTGATCAACCAGAGAGAAATTGTGCGTatttgtgtgtatgtgtggCCTTCTTGTGCCTTGGTTtgcttttaaaacaaatacaaACCGCATTTTGTGATGATGCTCGCGCTGATCTTCAAGGGGGGTCCTCCCTCTGGTTTGTGCTCATATGGGCCGACGTAGTGTGAGCATGTGCGTTTCCATGTGTGCATGTGTCAGCTGCAATTTAAGAAATACATAATCCTCTATAAATAGAATTAGTTGAGAAGCCATTCATCCATCTACACCTTCCTTATCCTTTTCCTAGTCACCTGGCTTTGCAGGCGGCCCCTCTTGCGTCAAACCGTTGTCATCGTCGCCCACTCGATATCAAATTGATCTACTTTCATTCGTATTGATAAAAAGTGCATTTACATTTTCTCGACTACTTCCTCGTTAATCCTCTTTGGCTTCTCAgatattttctcattcaatCTTTTTGTGTTCTTTCTGAAAACGGAAATTACTAGTTCGGCTAGACAGTAAAATGTCGGCCTGTCTGGCAAAATATCGCTAGAATTGTTTTATTGAACATCTGAGAAAGGATACAATTTTCTCGGTTGTGTACAATTTAATATATCAGgtaaattttgtcaaattaaattttttagataagaAAATATGATGAAAACGAATACTTGCTCATGATGCTACCGGTATACATGTTAGGCGCGAGGAGGGCGATTAAAGATGCTTGTGagagccccccccccccccctcctcaAATCTTGACCGGCTCTCTTTGGTATCAAATCTAGTCCACGACATACATGTGTCATCAGGCTTATTCTCAGGCTTCATCTACATTTTTGCAATCTTTTATCTTTTTAATCCGTGTatcaaaaacacaaaacacGCCGCACACAAATCTTTAAACTTCCCTCCTTGTAAAGCTAGAATGAGGCCTAGAAGGACGTGACTAAACGTGCAAGTTTTCCTTGTAGGTCATCAAGAATTCTCTCGGGGAGCAGCAGTTTGCTCTTTGtcagaaaaagagagaattgTACTATGTACCTTGCAACTTTAAAGTGAAATCATATCGGATTAAGCTAGCACTTTTTTTAACTCAATAATATTCAAACTtgattgagtttttaaaatcatgTATAATATGTTTATGTAATTAGTTTAATTGAAATTACTtcgaaaagaataaaaattgaataatcctctaaatatttaaatatcttttaaaatcaaaacgtTAGACCAATTAGACTCACCACGACATTTCCTTATTTGTCTAGTTATCTTGCACCTATTGCACTTTTGCACCTTTTCACTTTGAAGGGGTTTTATCTCAGTTGTTCTTTGtggtattcaaaaattttcaacagacaaaacatttttcatttatttttctattgtttatatatatatgttcatttattgagaagaaaaaaaatcaataaatataattagACTCATCCCGCAAGAGAATCGTCTAAGCACAAAacagaaatgaatgaaattgtTTGCAGTAAACTATTTAATATTATCTTCTAAATGGGCCTAGTTATGCCTCTTCAAAATAAAGTGGGGAGTGCAGTTCTGTTACAGGAAATATGCACCTTCCGATGATTTATCTCATTATTACACAACCTTACTAGaaactttaaataatttgtctgaatattttgaaattcaaggaTCACGCGAAACGTGTTCAACATGTGGTTTGTGCTCTGTCCATTGTTGCTCATTCTTTTTGAATCCCCCTTTTTTGTTCAACGTGGTGGTTCGTTGGCTAACTTATATTCCAAGGAATTTTTCTCTGTCTCTCTCTggcctttttttgaatttcgtttGCAACTCTTCTCGTTTCTTTATCCCTTACTATGCCTCTCACTTTCTTTATTTCTCCATTTCCAGCTCCATCCATAGCCAGTGAGCATCGTCAACGATCTGTGCGCGAATAAAAAACTCCCACAATTGGCATCGTCGTCATTCATACTAATGTGTGTGTATACGTGACAAATTAGACGAAtgaattctttattttttgagcctGTAAATGCTCTCGGGgcttattattattgttagaAAGAAAGGTGTTCTTCAATGGGGTGGGAGGATAAAGGACACAAATTCCTGCTAGCGCAGAAACACGCCACGAGAATGCGGGAAAATAGTGTGTTAAGGGGAAGAAAAAGCCGCCGAACCCGACCACGCCCTTCTGACAATAGGACACTTGTTTCTCAGTCATCCTGCGTCTATGTCATTCTCAacaatttctcgtttttccaCTCTCATACTCTAAATACTTATCCTCACACTTTCACACATTTACCTTTCAActcaactcaaaaatttcagtgcaTCGTGAAATATTAAATACAATTAGTCATCGAAAAATCATCAAGTAGCAGAAGACGTTCGTCATCCGTAACATGTAAAATGGCGCCACAATGAGCGGCCGCATCAGTAATCGAAGCGTCGTCGTCGGCGTACGAGACGCGGCCGGTGGAAGTGGTGGTGGAGGATCCAGCGGTGATAAGGACAATCCCAATGAGTTCGATGCACTTTATGCCGATAGTCAGGTGAGCAGGATTTATGATGATTGGgaggaaatttcattttaaaatatatcaaaaaaatattttggaagtaAAAGCTGGAAGAAAGACTGGCGAATCGTTCcagattttccggaatttcaaAAGCGGTACCTAGTTATTTCAACAAGCTAAAAAGCATGTATTCTGTAAATCATGTAAAATTACTGCAAAAGCACCGTAAAAACCCCACACAGCTTCGGGTAGGTTTTCAGGCAACAGTCCCTGCCTGCTACCAATTTTCCTTGTAAGCTCTGATGTTGGGTGTCGGTGTGCATAAGTCATTTGATGAAAGATTgccttaaaattaaaaaaaattaaacatgaGAATAGGCAGGCGTAGGCCGCCTTGAAGTAAGGTAAGCAGGTAGACTTACCTGGTGAAGTTAAACTAGAAAACCTTCAAAGCTAGACTAGAATTATTTGTATAACCATCAATtgcaaatttcttcaaaataattttttatacttaATTCAAGGTTACAATATCTCtaattgaatatatttttttgataccGTATTCTCACGAAATGCGCTCAATTTTCCATTCTCCGGGAACTTTTGCATAGgccgttttcaaaatttgaaagcgGAAGTacattttggaggaaaaatgAACACTTGAGGGAACTCGTTAGATTTTATGAGATAGCTTTTGCGTATTTCTTTTGAATACCCATTATTCTCTTTGTTCGTCTTATTTCAAACTGTTTTCTTTAGCACATTACGGGAATTTATTAGACGAACTTTGAATGCAAACAAATAcataactacagtaacctctcCAGATCCAAAACGAGAtccaaaatgaagaaaaaagccAAAGTCAACTTTCCGTCACCTGCCAGTTTCATATGAAAAATGGCAAGCAATAAAATCTTATTCACTTCTTCTCGACAGAGCGCACTTTACACAATGGTATGGCTCCAggacacaaaaaaataacagaagGGAGCCCCGGCGCCTGCCAtcccattttttgaacaaaaagacGTAAAGTTGATAATTGGTCAATGAGAAAAGGCAACGATTGTGGAAAGCTTTATTCACCTTTTGAACTTTCTCCCTTAACATTCCTTTTCCGTGAGATATCT includes:
- the H01G02.1 gene encoding Apple domain-containing protein (Confirmed by transcript evidence) encodes the protein MPSTVPSLLLFSLLMFNMAVLPYAQYVGARAYILQQRMECKGGKVYDIDNVQDIEQCKEACRQFDCDAVNLFQVGEFAFKCEILSFVSNLQPANGAACYYAQDAVGAGGNNNYNGGFGYPGYGRRK
- the H01G02.1 gene encoding Apple domain-containing protein (Confirmed by transcript evidence) encodes the protein MPSTVPSLLLFSLLMFNMAGACHSFLPYAQYVGARAYILQQRMECKGGKVYDIDNVQDIEQCKEACRQFDCDAVNLFQVGEFAFKCEILSFVSNLQPANGAACYYAQDAVGAGGNNNYNGGFGYPGYGRRK